acctccaaaGTCAGAGGCAGGTTCAGTGCTTTCACCTCCAGTTTCCACATGGGACACCCCTATCACTCAAGCTGAAATGTGATATAGGCATGAGACAACATTCTTCCCATTGACGTCTGCCCCTCCTTCACCCTTGCCCCAAGACTGCCCAGTCAGACTGAGGGAGGGAACTTCTATTGTTACAGCTGCAATAAATCATGAATTCACCTACTGTTTTGcggtgtcccttccaaccagCCATGGCCTGGCTTTATCTCCTCCCCCCACAGGTATCCCTTTCCTTCAGGCGACCTCAAAAATGGGACTTTCTGCAATAAGGAAAATGAgagggaaatgcactgggaagagTGGGATAACAACTGAGCAACACAATGCTATATAATCTCACCTCAGCAAATAGGGACAACTGCTTAGAAGCCAGGCTCTGTTATGGGAAGGGGACCTGAATTTGCTAGTAGGCCACCGAGTCCTACACCAAAATAGGGACACTCTGAAAGCATAAATGGGGAATGCAATTGCTCAGCtggtccctgcagaaagcaggtatGAACTCTTCCTCCATGATCTGATAatcatgatgtcaggtgattgccAGGTGGGTTGTCCCATCTATCTGTCAAAGAGGACCCATGGAAATGGAGACAGATAACCATCGAGCCTACTAGGCCAGACACAGACATTGTAAAACTTTGTGTTAAAGGTTTAGTTGCAAAGCCATGAGGTCCTTCAAAGGAGATGTTAAGAACAAGCTATGTGGCCAGCAGAATGAAATGGTGTGGCTCTTGCTAGACTGCACCACCTCAAGTTGCTGGTGCATAAATCACATCACTGAATGCTTCCCCGCGGGGTGGAGAAATTAGAAATGTAGAACATCAGTCAGAAGGATTCAAATTTAGAATTGCCCCTGCCTGATATGCTGGTTTCCTATGTATAGGCAGGTGTATTTTGTAGCAACCCACCATCCACAGGGTCAAGCATAAACTGTAACTCATGATATTACTGTTTGTGTAGCTCCACTCTTAGTGGGTATGACAACATCTACTTTTTCTCTCTTCACAGATCCTAAATGTATACGAGGTGTAAGAATGGGAAAGAAGACTCTGAGAAAGACAACGCTGCTTAGCTTATTTATTGATAAATCCAATCAAGATGATGCAATGTTTTCTTCAGTTACTAAAGCAGAAAATGCAAGGAGGAAACAATGGGTGGCTTTGTTTGTGGTGATGCTAAAAGGTGAGCAAGGCATGAACTGAGGGTGACATTCTTTAGTAGATGTTCTTTAGACATTCACTGCTCCATAGCATGGTCCATATCTAATCAGGGAGAGCCGTCCACGACTTTTGCTGGTGAGAGAAAGACAAAGCAGAGTGTGAGGGTCCACAAGATGCAAAATTATTAAACAGACGAAATGTACCAGTGAGTAGGATCGACTGAAAAAGAGAGGTCACTTGAAATTGGCAACCATAGGGTGGCACCCAACTAGATAGCTCTGCTAGTATAGGCACTTTGGAACTGTGCAATGAAACTTCACCTTATCCTCTCCCGCTACACCATGCACAACTCCTAAATATGTTCTGGTGAGAGAAGAGAatgagaagttccattgtggcagccccaagtgttggtgctaacccaACTGTTTAGTTGGATACTGCCCTAAGTTACATTTCCTGTTGGCAACAACACTGGATGAAATTGCTTCATTCTCCAAGTTTTACGTTACAAAATTATTTGTATTGCATCTGGCAGTTGTTTTGTTCaggcaaggacttccacttgtgccatggaatttccctttcctctccttgtgccctcccacCCGCTCCAAATTTGGTATAGAGGGTTGGAGGAACCCCTACAACAGATGTGGGGTTCCTCATGCCagagtgggggagagaggggaagatCCATTACACAAGCAGAAAACTTGCAGAAACATTGGATCCAGCCCTttgtaaggcagtgtttctcttAAATAGGCTACAAATCCTGCTCATCCTTTTCAGGTTGTTCATCATGGGAAATCTGTACTCACACAAATGCATTGCAGAAGAAGCACTTATTGCTGTATGTTTGGCCATCAGAACCACACATTCGTTGTAACTCCAAGGTGCAGAAGTTTCTCGGATAGCCTTGGCAATCAACCTGCAGAGAGCAAGAGAGCAATAGCACATTTTCAAGATTCCTTGCCCACTTAGCATTAAGCTACACAATGACTTCTTTGAGCATTATAAATATAAGCATAGACATAAATACACAGTGATGCCCATGATCATTCACCAAGCATTGTTATGTTGTGCCTTACCATTCTGCCCAGAGAGAAGGAGAATTTCAGGTGCAGATGTACGATAAACATATAGTAAAGTAGTCCTCCGTGTTTTCAGAAAGCGAGGGATGTTCTCAGGCTTACTTGCAAAGCCAACTCAATGTAATTTTTAATGTTGAAACTAAAGAAATAAATGTGACCATACCTACACACCCACACAGACGCACACCCTGACCAGTTTAAAGCCATCAAGCCAAATACTTATCTTTTATTTCCAACCAGAGGATATGTATAATATATGACTGTGCTCTGTTGCAGCTTAAGCTAGTATTtagttttattataattttaaaattgtttcattgtttcatgattttttgcttgttttatgaGCACTGCTCAGAAATGCAAAAAATTAAGAGCTGTATAAATGCCttaagtaaatgaaataaatgaatgaactttACATTGCTCATTTTATTTATCTGTATCTATTTTTTTGTTTATCTGTTTCCAGGGATTGAGAgggtctgttaatttcagttctcTCCGTTTCTGCTTTCCAATCTTAAAATCAATTCCtgagttttctctctctttaggtTCTCCTGGAAGTTTATTACCATTTTGAGGCAGGTTTCTtccaatcattttttttttttactattgtacacatttttgcaagcattttccctcggtataattcattttttgtatcttatttcattatttattcctcatatttatatcccaactttttgcACCAAAGAGCTCAAGTTCTtctttcctcacaacaaccaaggtcaccctgtgagcttcacggctgagcacagatttgaattctggtctcccagatagtagtccaacactctaagcactacaccacactggctctaatatattattgtttatgcacactttccttctaatatatgcatttttgtaaacgtcTGTTGGCTGGAGGAATGCAGTGCAAAATTTGGATATCGTATTTTCCCATTtataacacacacataccccatgtataagacgacccctatatTGGGGGACTcagaattaagaaaatggggggagattgcccaaagttgttgaccttttggggggggaggattgctgAAAATAGCTCACCCGCATGACCTACGCCGCCACTCGCACACGCCGCAGAAGCTACCTATCGCCTGTCACCTTGCCGGCAGAGGCCACCAAttgcctgcccaattgccgcagcgacagccaatcaacaccagcccttgccgcagccaccaataacatgcTGTTGACAATCTCCGGCTCACGGCAACAACCCATCCCATGTCCCCtcctatgcactatccgtgtatgaGATGACCCACAATTTTtaacatactttaaaaaaacaaaaaaaacccgtcttatacatggaaaagtatggtatttgTGAATTTGGAATAATAGCTTTGCTTCAGTTCCCACACCGTATCAGAAAGTGTAATGTgacagatttggctttaaatgcaaactgaatagaatttctccccatctctgctcCCGCGTGATACTAACATTGCCACAGATAAGCCGGATGGGGCAGGGTGATAAGGACCAGCTCACCCTTGAGTCAAGGCAAGATGACCACCTCAGGGAGCAGGTTCCACGGGGACTGCAGATCCAGCCTCTAAGGAGCCGCCAAGGAAGAAACCACCCACTGCTGCTGTGGCAACGACAGCTGTTTTGTGGGTAGATGAAGCCGTTTCCAGGGTGTGGTTGCTGTTGTGAGAgctgggtgcagggtggggaccccaaaggtggacaaactgacCCAGAAGCAGCACAATGTGTCCTACCcctttccctaaaaaaagctcaacaactttctttGGGAAGCTCCCCCAACTTTTTGtccggatttttactttttgaaatatggcaaccctactcacgcCCCATACGATGCAGTAGTGCAtaatggacatagccaggatttatgttagtggCAGCAGGCTTtatgagcctcttgggtttgctgagcAGAAGTTCGGtgtttcgaatccccacgatggggtgagctcccgttgctctgtcccagctcctgccaacctagcagttcaaaagcatgccagtgcaaggagataaataggcacatctgcggtgggaaggtaaacggcatttctgtgctttctgctttctgtcacagtgttctgttgtgctagaagcagtttagtcatgctggccacatgacccgaaaagctgtctgtggacaaacgccagctccctcggcctgaaagcaagatgagcgccgaaaACCCATAGTCGCCattgactggactttactgtccaggggtcctttaccctttacctttttacctatgttaGTGAGGGGAGAACTGAGCTATCTGTGACGTGATTGGTCGGTTaggtctttttatttatttacttaatttagGGGGAggacagctgccccctcctgtccCGCCTCGGCTACATCCATGGAGTGTTTAGTTATtatagctagtagccactgggagttttatccttcatgaattttatttaatgctcttttaaaaccacctatGCTGGTGGCTATAACTATTGTTTGTTGGATTCAATTCCATAGTTCAACCACTGAAGAaccactttcttttgtctctcccgAATCTTCAAAAATTCAGCTTCTCTGTATgccccaagttctagtgttatggagAGAAAACATTTATCTATTTACTTCTCACACACCCTGCATTATTTGATACACCTCCATCATGTCCCCTCTTTCTCATCATTTTTCCAAACTAAAAAGTTCCATATATTGTATCCTTTGCTCATAGTAGAGTTGCTCTGACCGCTTTTGAGCCACAGTTCTTACTTAATGCATTTCATTCCCATTTCTAAGCCAATTATTTCTCCCTGTTCTGTTCAGGAGCACATTTCCTTCATGGAAATGAATATGCTGGTGAGACAGGACCTCAACTTTACATTTGCCCCCTGTAACCCTCTCAGATTCAACAGCGCTGCGCTGCACGAAATAGTTTAATCctgaactttgttttcattgttCTTTACTTACTATTACGTGCTTTAATTCTCATCTACAGCTACATGATATTAATTGTGTGATCAGAAGAAATAGCTGGCTCTTACCTGTAGTTGGGGTCTTCTTGCTTCAACGACAGTATCTAGAACcaaaacaacaattttaaaagctGTAAAGCAAAGCCACCTGTTGAAAGGCAGTCCATTGGGGGGCATTTTATTCACCTCTGAAAAATGAGGTGCATTTTGTCTTACCTTTCCTTTACTATTTTGATATGGAATATGCCAAATAACATAACTGATTAATAGTTGAAgtgaaaatgaacaaataaattaaGATTCCTTATCTGGTTGACAACACAATTGaaaggcccccccccaatttttttgttCAAATCCCATCGGTTTGCAACACAATCCTGTTGAACTTTCTCTTGTGGATGCTTAGAACTGCACATAAGTTCTGCTTTCATGTGTTATTGCAGCCCTGTAGAGGCCATCAAAAATTTGTGTGTGGTGGCTCCTGGGGTCCTTAATGTTTGCAAGCTATTCATCATGTGGATTGGCATGGAGGGTACCAGGTAATAGTGCCTGGTACTGCCAGGAATTTGATGTGCTGTCATTGAGCCTCTCCATGTGGCAGAGTAAATTCTACACGTTAAGCATTTGTATTCCCTGTGGTTCTTACATCCAACTCGTGGAATCAGTTCTGATTAATTTCTGAGATGTGAGTGCATAATGCGACACAAATTTCAAGAGGATAGTCTCTCCTAAAGGTACCTTGGCGGTACGATAGGTGACTCACCTGAGTACAGGAAAAAGAGTGTCAGAATGAGGAGCAAAAAACCCAATGTCTTCATGATGAGTCTTGATCTCGCACCTCCAAGCAGACTTTTCTCAGATTCCGCTGGCAGAGGAAAGATCGAATATGAGGTCTCTCTATATCCCCTTTCCAAACAATATCTACATGTGGAAATTTGATACTGCTGTGGGGAGGTGGAGCACATTCAAAGGTTCCTTACCTGTGAAGGGGCAACTAGCTTGTTATCAGAGAGTAAGTAAATGATCTCGTTGCCTTGGCCGTATGCCACAACAAAGAATAGCATACACTGTACATAAAAG
Above is a window of Zootoca vivipara chromosome 2, rZooViv1.1, whole genome shotgun sequence DNA encoding:
- the LOC118080476 gene encoding ovomucoid-like translates to MKTLGFLLLILTLFFLYSDTVVEARRPQLQVDCQGYPRNFCTLELQRMCGSDGQTYSNKCFFCNAFVKSRGRLSLIRYGPCYGAVNV